A window from Variovorax sp. PBL-E5 encodes these proteins:
- a CDS encoding urease accessory protein UreD has translation MAWHAQLDLDYRLEDARSVARFRHEGPLRILQSLYPEGDAICHNVLVHPPGGLVGGDTLDLRVRAAAGSHGLITTPGATRFYRSEGELALQRTELVAEAGARLEWLPLEAICYSGCRAENRLTLRAEPGAELIGWDLSALGLPGAGKPFEHGRLQQHVEVPGVWLERGRIDAADRRLLQSPIGLAGHRCLASMFFVAGTPIARARRGAALDVARALIEDHVLCASAGATSPHEEVIVLRVLAPLVEPAMQLLRTIWQAWRAELWNLRGPSPRIWAT, from the coding sequence ATGGCCTGGCACGCGCAACTCGACCTCGACTATCGGCTTGAAGACGCGCGCAGCGTCGCGCGCTTTCGCCACGAAGGCCCGCTGCGCATCCTGCAAAGCCTTTATCCCGAGGGCGACGCGATCTGCCACAACGTGCTGGTGCATCCGCCGGGCGGCCTGGTCGGCGGCGACACGCTCGACTTGCGCGTGCGCGCCGCGGCGGGCAGCCACGGGCTCATCACCACGCCGGGCGCGACGCGCTTCTACCGCTCCGAAGGCGAGCTCGCATTGCAACGCACCGAGCTGGTCGCCGAGGCCGGCGCGCGCCTCGAATGGCTGCCGCTCGAAGCGATCTGCTACAGCGGCTGCCGCGCGGAGAACCGGCTCACGCTCAGGGCCGAGCCCGGCGCCGAGCTGATCGGCTGGGACCTGAGCGCGCTCGGCCTGCCGGGCGCCGGCAAGCCCTTCGAACACGGCCGCCTGCAACAGCACGTCGAAGTACCGGGCGTTTGGCTGGAACGCGGACGCATCGACGCCGCTGACCGGCGCCTGCTGCAAAGCCCGATCGGCCTGGCCGGCCATCGCTGCCTCGCCTCGATGTTCTTCGTCGCCGGCACGCCGATCGCGCGTGCGCGGCGCGGCGCGGCGCTCGATGTCGCAAGGGCGCTCATCGAAGACCACGTGCTGTGCGCGAGCGCCGGCGCGACCAGTCCGCACGAAGAGGTCATCGTGCTGCGCGTGCTGGCGCCGCTGGTGGAGCCTGCGATGCAGCTGCTGCGCACGATCTGGCAGGCCTGGCGCGCCGAGCTGTGGAACCTGCGCGGACCCTCG
- a CDS encoding ester cyclase codes for MSKEDDNKAVVGRWFTDFWGKTCNLDIVDQLAAPDMLLHYSLHEPRRGREDIKAFMTDFREAFPDLHFWGAADLIAEGDHVVGRWEGGGTHTGPAFSDFLIGSLPAATGRKMHFTGTTVLRLQDGKIVEEIGLDDGVKALQQLGLLHAEVR; via the coding sequence ATGTCCAAAGAAGACGACAACAAGGCCGTCGTCGGCCGCTGGTTCACCGATTTCTGGGGCAAGACCTGCAATCTCGACATCGTCGATCAGCTTGCCGCGCCCGATATGCTGCTGCACTACTCGCTGCATGAGCCGCGTCGTGGCCGCGAAGACATCAAGGCCTTCATGACCGATTTTCGCGAGGCGTTTCCCGACCTTCACTTCTGGGGCGCTGCCGATCTCATCGCCGAGGGCGACCACGTGGTGGGCCGCTGGGAAGGCGGCGGTACGCACACCGGGCCGGCCTTCAGCGACTTTCTCATCGGATCGCTGCCGGCCGCGACGGGCAGGAAGATGCATTTCACCGGCACGACCGTGCTGCGGCTCCAGGACGGCAAGATCGTCGAGGAGATCGGCCTGGACGACGGCGTCAAGGCGCTGCAGCAACTCGGACTCCTCCACGCGGAAGTCCGCTGA
- a CDS encoding pyridoxal-phosphate-dependent aminotransferase family protein yields the protein MNDAPRLPGYRFLHSPGPSRVPDEVVHAMSRQPMDLADPRLNLCIAACETGLKRLLETERSDIYLYAANGHGAWEAVIANLVAPGQAVLVASTGHFSESWAVQAEAMGGRVIRTPWTEGLPVDPADVEAVLRVDAAHEIVAVFIVHTDTASGVTNDLAALRAAIDRSGHPALFVVDVVASLAAAPFAMDALRVDVALGASQKGLMVPPGLAFVAVNEAAMEVSRRNRAPRYYWDWPLRQSPHAYRKFCGTPPQSLLAGMEAALALIFREGVAEVIARHRLIADAVHAAVECWSEAGALRFFAQVPASRSVSVTTIAVGPGIDPEAIRNVARERFQVAIAGGLGPLAGRAFRIGHLGDMNAAMILGCLAGVEAAMTVQRIPYGRGGLERAVARLASG from the coding sequence ATGAACGACGCCCCTCGGCTGCCCGGCTACCGCTTTCTCCATTCCCCGGGGCCGAGCCGCGTGCCCGACGAAGTCGTGCATGCCATGAGCCGCCAGCCGATGGACCTGGCCGATCCGCGCCTGAATCTGTGCATCGCCGCCTGCGAGACGGGGTTGAAGCGTCTGCTCGAGACCGAGCGCTCCGACATCTACCTTTACGCCGCGAACGGCCACGGCGCCTGGGAAGCGGTGATCGCGAACCTGGTCGCGCCCGGCCAGGCCGTGCTGGTGGCCAGCACCGGCCACTTCTCGGAATCGTGGGCGGTGCAGGCCGAGGCGATGGGCGGCCGCGTGATCCGCACGCCATGGACCGAAGGACTGCCGGTCGATCCGGCCGACGTCGAAGCCGTGCTTCGCGTCGACGCGGCGCACGAGATCGTCGCCGTCTTCATCGTCCACACCGACACCGCCAGCGGCGTCACCAACGACCTGGCCGCGCTGCGCGCCGCGATCGATCGCAGCGGGCACCCGGCGCTGTTCGTCGTCGATGTCGTGGCATCGCTGGCGGCCGCGCCGTTCGCGATGGATGCGCTGCGCGTCGATGTCGCGCTCGGCGCCAGCCAGAAGGGCTTGATGGTGCCGCCCGGGCTCGCGTTCGTCGCGGTCAACGAGGCGGCGATGGAGGTCTCGCGCCGCAACCGCGCGCCGCGCTACTACTGGGACTGGCCGCTGCGGCAGAGCCCGCACGCGTACCGCAAGTTCTGCGGCACGCCGCCGCAGAGCCTGCTCGCCGGCATGGAAGCGGCGCTCGCGCTGATCTTCCGCGAAGGCGTGGCCGAGGTGATCGCCCGCCATCGGCTCATCGCCGACGCGGTGCATGCCGCGGTCGAATGCTGGAGCGAGGCCGGCGCGCTGCGCTTCTTCGCGCAAGTGCCGGCCTCGCGCTCGGTATCGGTGACGACCATCGCAGTCGGACCCGGCATCGATCCCGAGGCGATCCGCAACGTCGCCCGCGAGCGCTTCCAGGTCGCGATCGCGGGCGGCCTCGGGCCGCTCGCCGGCCGGGCCTTTCGCATCGGCCATCTGGGCGACATGAACGCGGCGATGATCCTCGGCTGCCTGGCCGGCGTGGAAGCAGCGATGACGGTGCAGCGCATTCCGTACGGCCGCGGCGGGCTGGAGCGCGCGGTCGCGCGGCTGGCTTCGGGTTGA
- a CDS encoding nucleoside deaminase yields the protein MSSPPPPTFPAEVQLDERDGRYLRKAIVWSHAARRRGNRPFGALVVSATGEVLAEAYCNTAETGDLTGHAELNVVRMLSERKLPSEEMAGATLYASGEPCVMCAGAIFWSDIGRVVFGIDGARLRAFRGDARDGVLSCRDILQSSPHAVECIGPALLDEASAAHVGAWEG from the coding sequence ATGAGTTCACCTCCTCCACCCACCTTTCCCGCCGAAGTCCAGCTCGACGAACGCGACGGCCGCTACCTGCGCAAGGCCATCGTCTGGTCGCATGCGGCACGGCGGCGCGGCAACCGGCCCTTCGGCGCGCTGGTGGTGTCGGCCACCGGCGAGGTGCTGGCCGAGGCCTACTGCAACACGGCCGAGACCGGCGACCTCACCGGCCACGCCGAACTCAACGTCGTTCGCATGCTGAGCGAGCGCAAGCTGCCGAGCGAGGAAATGGCCGGCGCCACGCTGTACGCGTCCGGCGAACCCTGCGTGATGTGCGCGGGCGCGATCTTCTGGTCCGACATCGGCCGCGTGGTGTTCGGCATCGATGGCGCACGGCTGCGCGCGTTTCGCGGCGACGCGCGCGATGGCGTGCTGTCGTGCCGCGACATCCTCCAGTCCTCGCCGCATGCGGTCGAATGCATCGGACCGGCGCTGCTCGACGAGGCGAGCGCCGCGCACGTGGGTGCGTGGGAAGGCTGA
- a CDS encoding OsmC family protein has product MSITVRRDGLHGTQHTLRIRDHQITVDAAEAAGGHDAGPQPHDLYDASLGACKALTVLVYAQRKNIPVEDIEVVVARDDSEERKGVYRLNTTLRVTGALSEEQRQELLRVAGKCPLHRLMTEVRTEIETRLV; this is encoded by the coding sequence ATGAGCATCACGGTCCGGCGCGACGGCCTCCATGGCACGCAGCACACCCTGCGCATTCGCGATCATCAGATCACGGTCGACGCTGCCGAGGCCGCGGGCGGCCACGATGCCGGTCCGCAGCCGCACGATCTGTACGACGCCTCGCTCGGTGCCTGCAAGGCGCTGACGGTGCTGGTCTACGCGCAGCGCAAGAACATTCCGGTGGAGGACATCGAGGTGGTGGTGGCGCGCGACGACAGCGAGGAGCGCAAGGGCGTCTACCGGCTCAACACCACGCTGCGCGTCACTGGCGCGCTCAGCGAGGAACAGCGGCAGGAGCTGCTGCGCGTGGCGGGCAAGTGCCCGCTGCATCGGCTGATGACGGAGGTCAGGACGGAGATCGAGACGCGCCTGGTCTGA
- a CDS encoding amidohydrolase family protein, with protein sequence MIIDTSCYPTNLVDLAWRHDGEPFTGERLIRMLDGPYTINGKPRRIDRAFIQPPQGNTIYTWTDGEQTGREAIDAYMAYTLEMVQKYPERFIGCFVYNPRCGVQNGVEAIERYATEHGFKMVQLQANMHAYRPDRALDWVRPALQKCAELGLLVKLHIGDGPYSIPTEWVPMIKEFPSVNFIMAHFGVQTGGVYCFEPFQWAQELPNVYCESGWCLQSRIVEFAKVLPKHKILYGSDTPPNEPGMWLRLLEVLCHEPPQGLSLDEDSLEDYLGNNLARMIGIEPSPPPRSFEEARDRLADAAEKAPVTTR encoded by the coding sequence ATGATCATCGATACCAGCTGCTATCCCACCAACCTCGTCGACCTCGCGTGGCGCCATGACGGCGAGCCCTTCACCGGCGAGCGCCTGATCCGCATGCTGGACGGGCCCTACACCATCAACGGCAAGCCGCGGCGCATCGACCGCGCCTTCATCCAGCCGCCGCAGGGCAACACCATCTACACCTGGACCGACGGCGAGCAGACCGGCCGTGAGGCGATCGACGCCTACATGGCCTACACGCTGGAGATGGTGCAGAAGTACCCCGAGCGCTTCATCGGCTGCTTCGTCTACAACCCGCGCTGCGGCGTGCAGAACGGCGTCGAGGCGATCGAGCGCTATGCCACCGAGCACGGCTTCAAGATGGTCCAGCTGCAGGCCAACATGCATGCCTACCGGCCCGACCGCGCGCTCGACTGGGTGCGGCCCGCGCTGCAGAAATGCGCCGAGCTCGGCCTGCTGGTCAAGCTGCACATCGGCGACGGGCCCTACAGCATCCCGACCGAATGGGTGCCGATGATCAAGGAGTTTCCGAGCGTCAACTTCATCATGGCGCACTTCGGCGTGCAGACCGGCGGCGTGTACTGCTTCGAGCCTTTCCAGTGGGCGCAGGAACTGCCCAACGTGTACTGCGAATCGGGCTGGTGCCTGCAGTCGCGCATCGTCGAGTTCGCCAAGGTGCTGCCCAAGCACAAGATCCTCTACGGCTCGGACACGCCGCCCAACGAACCCGGCATGTGGCTGCGTCTCTTGGAAGTGCTTTGCCACGAGCCGCCGCAGGGCCTGAGCCTCGACGAGGACTCGCTCGAGGACTACCTCGGCAACAACCTGGCGCGAATGATCGGCATCGAACCGAGCCCGCCGCCGCGCAGCTTCGAGGAGGCTCGCGACCGCCTGGCCGACGCCGCCGAAAAGGCCCCCGTCACCACGCGCTGA
- a CDS encoding amidohydrolase family protein codes for MIIDTHLHPTNLVDEAWRHTGTPFNGERMLKLMDGPYMINGKPRRIDMGFIQPPPGNTGYRDGNRRGREGIRDYMAYIAELTQKYPDRFIGNFTFNPRWGPENGAEELEFHIKEYGFKMLKLHANMHGYRPDRALDWLRPAMKVCAKYNIVVLIHTGDGPYTIPTMFYPIIREFPMVNFIIGHFGIQTGGNYSFEAFWMAMDTPNVVCESGWCFQSRIVEFAKQLPRHKIVFGTDSPPNEPGMWLRELEVLCSPAPQGMDLDEDGLEDYMGNNIARLCGIKTTPPPKDLDDAKRRMTDTYAGVK; via the coding sequence ATGATCATCGACACCCACCTGCATCCCACCAACCTGGTCGACGAGGCCTGGCGCCACACCGGCACGCCCTTCAACGGCGAGCGCATGCTCAAGCTGATGGATGGCCCCTACATGATCAACGGCAAGCCGCGCCGCATCGACATGGGCTTCATCCAGCCGCCGCCCGGCAACACCGGCTACCGCGACGGCAACCGGCGCGGGCGCGAAGGCATCCGCGACTACATGGCCTACATCGCCGAGCTGACGCAGAAGTACCCGGACCGCTTCATCGGCAACTTCACCTTCAACCCGCGCTGGGGTCCGGAGAACGGCGCCGAGGAACTGGAGTTCCACATCAAGGAGTACGGCTTCAAGATGCTGAAGCTGCACGCCAACATGCACGGCTACCGGCCCGACCGCGCGCTCGACTGGCTGCGCCCCGCGATGAAGGTCTGCGCCAAGTACAACATCGTGGTGCTGATCCATACCGGCGACGGGCCGTACACGATCCCGACCATGTTCTATCCGATCATCCGCGAGTTCCCGATGGTGAATTTCATCATCGGCCACTTCGGCATCCAGACCGGCGGCAACTATTCCTTCGAGGCCTTCTGGATGGCGATGGACACGCCCAACGTGGTGTGCGAGTCGGGCTGGTGCTTCCAGTCGCGCATCGTCGAGTTCGCGAAGCAACTGCCGCGCCACAAGATCGTGTTCGGCACCGACTCGCCGCCCAACGAACCCGGCATGTGGCTGCGCGAACTCGAGGTGCTGTGCTCGCCCGCGCCGCAGGGCATGGACCTCGACGAGGACGGTCTCGAGGACTACATGGGCAACAACATCGCGCGGCTGTGCGGCATCAAGACGACGCCGCCGCCGAAAGATCTCGACGACGCCAAGCGGCGCATGACGGACACGTATGCGGGCGTGAAATAG
- a CDS encoding UbiD family decarboxylase: protein MTATTAVSAQDFQSWLTGYRAAHADDVLVIDQAVSADQEITAVVQALAREGRHPLVLFEQVDGLSVPVATNVFASRERVARLFGVEPVQLHQAYQARTRKLLAPRVLASGPVCDEVSEGDIDLRTLPLLKHFETDRAPYITNAVLISEHPDTGCGNMSYHRSMLHSPTEIATSLHSRGDLWRLLQIAIERGRPMPVAMVIGAHPLFMLAASARVPFDVDEREVAGGLLGAPLDVVRTPRHGIAVPASAEFVLEGVIDPTAKVDEGPFGEFTGYSSDRSTNNLLRVETIMRRRAPMLVDVVGGNSAEHLNLARIPRESEMVEKLMQRFPSVTALHYPNSGTHFHAYVALKQMRAGEARQVMLGLLGWDPYLKTVIAVDPDVDVTRDEEVLWALATHFQPHRDLVVIDGLPGSALDPSASGVGTTSRMGLDATRGPDFHGVRAQLSPQALERAAQILAGR from the coding sequence GTGACCGCGACGACGGCCGTGTCCGCGCAGGACTTCCAGAGCTGGCTGACCGGCTATCGCGCGGCGCATGCCGACGATGTGCTGGTGATCGATCAGGCCGTGAGCGCCGACCAGGAGATCACGGCCGTCGTGCAGGCGCTCGCGCGCGAAGGCCGGCATCCGCTGGTGCTGTTCGAGCAGGTCGATGGGCTGTCGGTGCCGGTCGCGACCAATGTGTTCGCCTCGCGCGAGCGCGTCGCGCGGCTCTTCGGCGTCGAGCCTGTGCAATTGCACCAGGCTTATCAGGCGCGAACGCGCAAGCTGCTGGCGCCGCGCGTACTCGCCTCGGGCCCGGTGTGCGACGAGGTGAGCGAAGGCGACATCGATCTGCGCACGCTGCCCTTGCTCAAACACTTCGAGACCGACCGCGCGCCCTACATCACCAACGCGGTCCTGATCTCGGAGCATCCCGACACGGGCTGCGGCAACATGAGCTACCACCGCTCGATGCTGCATTCGCCGACCGAGATTGCGACCAGCCTGCATTCGCGCGGCGACCTGTGGCGCCTGTTGCAGATCGCGATCGAGCGCGGCCGTCCGATGCCGGTGGCGATGGTGATCGGTGCCCATCCGCTCTTCATGCTGGCCGCGTCGGCGCGCGTGCCCTTCGACGTCGATGAGCGCGAGGTCGCCGGCGGCCTGCTCGGCGCGCCGCTGGACGTGGTGCGCACGCCGCGTCACGGCATCGCGGTGCCGGCCTCGGCCGAGTTCGTGCTCGAAGGCGTGATCGATCCGACGGCCAAGGTCGACGAAGGTCCATTTGGCGAATTCACCGGCTACTCGTCGGACCGCTCGACCAACAACCTCTTGCGCGTCGAGACGATCATGCGCCGGCGTGCGCCAATGCTGGTCGACGTGGTCGGCGGCAACTCGGCCGAGCACCTGAACCTCGCGCGCATCCCGCGCGAATCGGAGATGGTCGAGAAGCTGATGCAGCGCTTTCCGAGCGTCACGGCCTTGCACTACCCGAACTCGGGCACCCACTTCCATGCCTACGTGGCGCTGAAGCAGATGCGCGCCGGCGAGGCGCGCCAGGTGATGCTGGGGCTGCTCGGCTGGGACCCGTACCTCAAGACCGTGATCGCGGTCGACCCCGATGTCGACGTGACGCGCGATGAGGAGGTGCTGTGGGCACTGGCCACGCACTTCCAGCCGCACCGCGACCTGGTCGTGATCGATGGCTTGCCGGGCAGCGCGCTCGACCCGTCGGCCTCGGGCGTCGGCACCACCTCGCGCATGGGGCTCGATGCGACGCGCGGCCCGGATTTCCACGGCGTGCGCGCGCAACTGTCGCCGCAGGCGCTGGAGCGCGCAGCGCAGATCCTGGCGGGCCGGTAG
- a CDS encoding EthD family reductase, with protein MIKVSVMYPHTDGARFDHAYYRDKHMPLLKSRMGEACKSYTIDRGLAGGAPGSPPVYVGMCHIFCDSVEAFQAAFGPHMKEIMGDIANYTDLKPVMQISEVVVG; from the coding sequence ATGATCAAAGTCAGCGTGATGTACCCCCACACCGACGGTGCGCGTTTCGACCACGCCTACTACCGCGACAAGCACATGCCTTTGCTCAAGAGCCGCATGGGCGAGGCCTGCAAGTCCTACACGATCGACCGCGGCCTGGCCGGCGGCGCGCCGGGCTCGCCGCCGGTCTATGTCGGCATGTGCCACATCTTCTGCGATTCGGTCGAGGCCTTCCAGGCGGCCTTCGGCCCGCACATGAAGGAGATCATGGGCGACATCGCGAACTACACCGACCTGAAGCCGGTGATGCAGATCAGCGAAGTGGTGGTGGGCTGA
- a CDS encoding EVE domain-containing protein has product MTQYWLMKSEPDECSIDDALAAPHATVPWTGVRSYQARNFMRDAMKVGDGVLFYHSSCPEPGIVGIARVASGTRPDPTQFDPKSPYHDAASKVEDPRWLLLDVQALRKTRLLGLPELRATPALADMLVLRRGNRLSITPVDAAHWRLIVEKMLA; this is encoded by the coding sequence ATGACCCAGTACTGGTTGATGAAATCCGAGCCCGACGAATGCTCGATCGACGATGCGCTGGCCGCGCCCCATGCGACCGTGCCGTGGACCGGTGTGCGCAGCTACCAGGCGCGCAACTTCATGCGCGATGCGATGAAGGTCGGCGACGGCGTGCTGTTCTATCACTCGAGCTGCCCCGAGCCCGGCATCGTCGGCATCGCGCGCGTGGCCTCGGGCACGCGGCCCGATCCGACGCAATTCGATCCGAAGTCGCCTTACCACGATGCGGCCTCCAAAGTCGAAGACCCGCGCTGGCTGCTGCTGGACGTGCAGGCGCTGCGCAAGACCCGCCTGCTGGGCCTGCCCGAGCTGCGCGCGACGCCCGCGCTGGCCGACATGCTGGTGCTGCGCAGGGGCAATCGCCTGTCGATCACGCCGGTCGATGCGGCGCACTGGCGCTTGATCGTCGAGAAAATGCTGGCCTGA
- a CDS encoding DUF4166 domain-containing protein codes for MGAARLDFDLREAGGRLEMHLRGLRFLGVPCPRWLLPRLVAEETGDGDRLHFRVRASLPLVGTVTSYRGHLRIDPPEQA; via the coding sequence TTGGGTGCTGCCCGTCTCGACTTCGATCTGCGCGAAGCCGGCGGCAGGCTCGAGATGCATCTGCGAGGATTGCGCTTTCTGGGCGTTCCGTGTCCGCGCTGGCTGCTGCCACGCCTCGTTGCAGAGGAGACCGGCGACGGCGATCGGTTGCATTTTCGCGTTCGAGCGTCATTGCCGCTCGTCGGCACCGTCACGAGCTACCGCGGCCACCTGCGCATCGACCCACCCGAACAGGCATGA
- a CDS encoding FAD-dependent oxidoreductase: MQQPPTTLNIGIAGAGPAGLATAIALSRLGHRIEVFEKHPTLEPLGAGLLIQPQGLHALDALGVRRAFDHVSVPIERLLGASHRGWRVVDSTTRTRRRVPSAGLRWPRFSTAKRWRPGCAFLSDARSNR; the protein is encoded by the coding sequence ATGCAACAGCCACCCACGACCCTGAACATCGGCATTGCCGGCGCTGGCCCGGCCGGTCTGGCCACCGCCATCGCGTTGAGCCGCCTCGGTCATCGGATCGAGGTGTTCGAAAAGCATCCCACGCTCGAGCCGCTCGGCGCCGGGCTCCTCATCCAGCCGCAGGGCCTGCACGCGCTCGATGCGCTGGGCGTGCGGCGCGCGTTCGACCACGTCAGCGTTCCCATCGAGCGGCTCCTCGGCGCCAGCCACCGCGGCTGGCGCGTGGTCGATTCAACTACCAGGACTCGCCGGCGCGTGCCGTCAGCCGGGCTGCGCTGGCCCAGGTTCTCTACCGCCAAGCGTTGGCGGCCGGGGTGCGCTTTTCTTTCGGATGCGAGGTCGAATCGCTGA
- a CDS encoding PaaI family thioesterase, which produces MNEIQRRITDSFDAQGLMTTLGARLARVADGEVHIEMPFATGLSQQLGYVHAGAITSIVDSACGYAALTKAPSEFEVVTAEFKINFLRPALGERFLAIGRVQNSGKLLTVCVGEVRAFSGTGDAHKVVALMQATIVNVRR; this is translated from the coding sequence ATGAACGAAATACAGAGAAGAATCACGGACAGCTTCGATGCACAAGGGCTGATGACGACCCTTGGTGCAAGGCTCGCACGGGTCGCGGATGGCGAGGTCCACATCGAGATGCCGTTCGCCACCGGGCTTTCACAGCAACTCGGCTATGTGCATGCGGGCGCGATCACCAGCATCGTCGACAGCGCATGCGGCTATGCCGCGTTGACGAAGGCGCCATCCGAATTCGAGGTTGTCACCGCGGAGTTCAAGATCAACTTCCTGCGGCCGGCCCTCGGGGAGCGCTTCCTGGCCATCGGGCGGGTGCAGAATTCCGGCAAGCTCCTCACGGTCTGCGTGGGCGAAGTCCGAGCCTTCTCTGGAACCGGGGATGCCCACAAGGTGGTGGCCCTCATGCAGGCCACCATCGTCAATGTCCGGCGGTGA
- a CDS encoding Vgb family protein, with the protein MTGKTSRNRPQPSVHAAEIVREYGPFAGAAQVHGVSHDGFNVWAATGAQLVAFDPASGEPTRTLAHAGDAGTAFDGTYLYQIAEARIDKIDPATGEVLASIPAPGHGYDSGLAWAEGSLWVGQYRDRKIHQIDPATGAVVRTIESNRFVTGVTWVDGELWHGTWEGDESEIRRLDPQSGAVLDRLEMPRGTGVSGLESDGAELFYCGGGASGKVRAVRRPKRVAS; encoded by the coding sequence ATGACAGGCAAGACGAGCAGGAACAGACCCCAGCCATCGGTGCATGCGGCCGAGATCGTGCGCGAATACGGCCCCTTCGCCGGCGCCGCCCAGGTCCACGGCGTCAGCCACGACGGCTTCAACGTGTGGGCCGCGACCGGCGCCCAGCTGGTTGCCTTCGATCCCGCGAGTGGCGAGCCCACGCGCACGCTGGCCCATGCCGGAGATGCCGGCACCGCCTTCGACGGCACCTACCTCTATCAGATCGCCGAGGCGCGCATCGACAAGATCGATCCGGCCACCGGCGAGGTGCTGGCGTCGATCCCGGCGCCCGGCCACGGCTATGACTCGGGGCTCGCATGGGCCGAGGGCAGCCTGTGGGTGGGCCAGTACCGCGATCGCAAGATCCACCAGATCGATCCGGCGACCGGTGCCGTCGTGCGCACCATCGAGTCCAACCGCTTCGTCACCGGCGTGACCTGGGTCGACGGCGAGCTGTGGCACGGCACATGGGAAGGCGACGAGAGCGAGATCCGCCGCCTCGATCCGCAGAGCGGCGCCGTGCTCGATCGGCTGGAGATGCCGCGCGGCACTGGCGTCAGCGGCCTCGAGTCCGATGGGGCGGAGCTCTTCTATTGCGGCGGCGGCGCGAGCGGCAAGGTTCGCGCCGTGCGGCGTCCGAAGCGAGTCGCCTCGTGA
- a CDS encoding GspH/FimT family pseudopilin: MLITTTIVVILLSLAAPAFQVMVMNNRLTGLADSLVNALNYARGSALKATVPARVCPVGAPGSTACGTDWSAGWMLVSDPDGSPSLLQRSSAPVAGPALSATDVNGHSLASVSFDSHGLASTAAHFKICDARGAAYARSVQTVATGFVQVGSTPGQAAWGGALTCP, translated from the coding sequence TTGCTGATCACGACCACCATCGTGGTCATTCTTCTGTCTCTCGCGGCACCGGCGTTTCAAGTCATGGTGATGAACAATCGTCTCACCGGACTGGCCGACAGCCTCGTCAACGCACTCAACTACGCACGCGGCTCGGCGCTGAAGGCGACCGTTCCGGCGCGCGTCTGCCCTGTCGGAGCACCCGGGTCCACCGCTTGCGGAACCGATTGGAGCGCAGGCTGGATGCTGGTCAGCGATCCGGATGGTTCGCCCTCGCTGCTCCAGCGATCGAGTGCGCCCGTGGCCGGCCCCGCGCTGTCCGCCACGGATGTCAACGGTCATTCGCTGGCCAGCGTGAGCTTCGACTCGCACGGACTGGCCAGCACGGCCGCGCATTTCAAGATCTGCGACGCCCGCGGCGCTGCCTATGCGCGATCGGTGCAGACAGTTGCCACCGGCTTCGTGCAGGTGGGCTCGACACCCGGCCAGGCGGCCTGGGGCGGCGCATTGACCTGCCCTTGA
- the pilV gene encoding type IV pilus modification protein PilV produces the protein MVSHPHQKGFALLEVLIALLVLSFGLLGIAGLLLVTMKANTSSIMKQQAVQLAYDAVDRARANRQAALTGNYDVNNLVTSGTPTYPSAPATDCGSVSCTPEQLAAYDTWYWLGKDIKDIARLPMGSGSIVTQASGSDTLVTVTVQWDDSPAYRKLGAASPSAAGHPSIANFVVTTLL, from the coding sequence ATGGTTTCCCACCCGCATCAAAAAGGCTTTGCGCTGCTCGAAGTGCTCATCGCACTTCTGGTGTTGTCGTTCGGCCTGCTGGGCATTGCGGGCCTGCTGCTCGTGACGATGAAAGCCAACACGTCGAGCATCATGAAGCAGCAGGCAGTGCAACTGGCCTATGACGCCGTCGACCGTGCCCGTGCAAATCGGCAAGCGGCCCTGACCGGAAACTACGATGTCAACAACCTCGTCACGAGCGGAACGCCGACCTATCCGTCCGCGCCCGCGACGGACTGCGGCAGCGTCAGTTGCACGCCGGAGCAACTGGCGGCGTACGACACGTGGTACTGGCTGGGCAAGGACATCAAGGACATCGCCCGACTGCCCATGGGCAGCGGCTCCATCGTGACCCAGGCCTCGGGAAGCGACACGCTGGTGACGGTCACCGTGCAGTGGGACGACTCGCCGGCCTACCGGAAGCTCGGCGCTGCGTCGCCCAGCGCGGCAGGGCATCCGAGCATCGCGAACTTCGTGGTCACGACCTTGCTATGA